One genomic segment of Desulfocapsa sulfexigens DSM 10523 includes these proteins:
- a CDS encoding sigma-54 interaction domain-containing protein — MIQKEKIKDYFCDNWKDVVDKMKEGLMLVDVQGNILYVNRALEDLLHYSREELLGQPCDILECDNCFGHDVVDKERRCSLFRKGDVSDLHCSFKQKNGTRVEVLKNATVLTDKSGVTVAGVETLTDLTAVIDKEKEICDLRRELNRGNSFHGLIGNSSTMQQVYELIKSAALSNAPIIIYGESGTGKELVASAIHKLSRRAKSPFIKVNCAALNENILESELFGHTKGAFTGADRDRTGRFEAANKGSIFLDEIGDLPLSMQTKLLRVLQEQEVERVGDHQPISIDVRVISATNKNLNTLMLEHKFREDLFYRIGVIPITIPPLRNHPEDIPLLVKTFIDNANLKIEKDITTIRKDALDLLVDYHWPGNIRELINVIEYTFVICPEDEITPKHLPQQFQKDNQPAGHFGTPQISTSQNRREQLLQAIKAANGNKSEAARILGISRVTLWKHLKKHNITIDKSAY; from the coding sequence ATGATACAGAAAGAAAAGATTAAAGATTACTTCTGTGATAACTGGAAAGACGTTGTAGATAAAATGAAGGAAGGACTCATGCTCGTTGATGTTCAGGGAAATATTCTGTATGTCAACAGGGCACTGGAAGATCTTCTCCACTACAGCAGAGAAGAACTTCTTGGACAACCCTGTGATATACTGGAGTGCGACAATTGCTTCGGCCATGATGTCGTGGACAAGGAAAGACGATGCAGTCTCTTCAGAAAGGGAGACGTGAGTGACCTGCACTGCTCTTTCAAGCAAAAGAATGGTACCCGTGTTGAAGTCCTGAAAAATGCAACGGTTCTGACTGACAAAAGTGGCGTTACCGTAGCCGGTGTCGAGACCCTCACTGACCTCACTGCAGTTATCGACAAAGAAAAGGAGATCTGTGATCTCCGCAGAGAACTTAATCGTGGTAACAGCTTTCATGGTCTTATTGGAAACAGTTCCACCATGCAGCAGGTGTACGAACTCATTAAAAGTGCAGCTTTGTCCAATGCTCCAATTATTATTTATGGAGAAAGTGGCACAGGAAAAGAGTTGGTTGCCAGCGCAATCCACAAGCTGAGCAGACGCGCAAAATCTCCTTTTATCAAGGTGAACTGCGCCGCATTAAACGAAAACATTCTTGAAAGTGAGCTTTTTGGCCATACTAAAGGGGCCTTTACGGGTGCAGACAGGGATAGAACTGGACGGTTTGAGGCAGCGAACAAAGGTTCAATTTTTCTTGATGAAATCGGTGATCTCCCTCTTAGCATGCAAACCAAACTCCTGCGAGTTCTTCAGGAACAGGAAGTTGAACGTGTTGGAGACCATCAACCAATTTCCATAGATGTTCGTGTGATTTCAGCAACCAACAAAAACCTGAACACTCTCATGCTTGAGCATAAATTCAGGGAAGATCTCTTTTACAGGATTGGCGTTATCCCAATAACTATCCCCCCACTGAGAAACCATCCGGAAGACATTCCTCTTCTGGTTAAAACATTCATCGACAATGCCAACCTTAAAATAGAAAAAGATATAACTACTATCCGAAAAGATGCCCTTGATCTTTTAGTAGACTATCACTGGCCAGGAAACATTCGTGAACTGATTAATGTTATAGAATATACTTTTGTAATATGCCCCGAGGATGAAATTACCCCTAAACACCTTCCTCAGCAATTTCAGAAAGACAATCAACCTGCGGGACATTTTGGAACCCCACAAATCAGCACATCCCAAAATCGACGGGAACAATTGCTGCAAGCCATTAAAGCTGCCAATGGAAACAAATCAGAGGCCGCCAGGATTCTCGGTATTTCCAGAGTTACTCTTTGGAAGCACCTTAAAAAACATAATATTACTATTGACAAATCAGCATACTAA
- the dusB gene encoding tRNA dihydrouridine synthase DusB, with amino-acid sequence MLRIGKTTLNSPFILAPLAGYSDLPFRLLCREYGAGLVVSEMISCHGLIYGQKKTFQMLASSVAERPVSFQLFGSDPVIMGKAAALLCEHSPSFIDINMGCPVRKVTKKGAGSALMKDIPLAEKIIQAVIAHSTVPVTVKTRAGIDNGHITAIDFAKMCESSGVAAITVHGRTWAQAFSGSADWNIIRQVKDTVSIPVIGNGDVHSYKEGLLRMDETGCDGIMIGRAALGNPWVFQIDGRPSFLDAIIPTVKRHLELMAEYLDTNKALAYIRNHTGRYFSEFSGSSQIRKSIHSCNSYTALQDYIESLSSD; translated from the coding sequence ATGTTACGCATTGGAAAAACCACTTTAAATTCCCCTTTCATCCTGGCCCCACTTGCCGGCTATTCAGACCTGCCATTCAGGCTGCTCTGTCGTGAATATGGAGCTGGCTTAGTCGTCTCTGAGATGATAAGTTGTCATGGATTGATTTACGGCCAAAAAAAAACCTTCCAAATGCTTGCATCCTCTGTTGCCGAGCGACCAGTATCCTTTCAACTCTTCGGTTCCGACCCTGTTATTATGGGAAAGGCCGCTGCCTTGCTATGTGAACACTCACCATCGTTTATAGATATAAATATGGGATGCCCCGTTCGCAAAGTCACAAAAAAAGGGGCTGGTTCAGCACTTATGAAAGACATTCCCCTTGCAGAAAAAATTATTCAGGCGGTGATAGCCCATTCGACGGTACCTGTAACGGTAAAAACAAGGGCTGGTATTGACAATGGTCACATAACGGCCATCGATTTTGCAAAGATGTGTGAAAGCTCGGGTGTTGCAGCCATTACTGTTCATGGGCGGACATGGGCCCAGGCGTTTTCAGGTAGCGCCGACTGGAACATTATTCGCCAAGTAAAGGACACCGTTTCCATTCCTGTGATCGGAAATGGAGATGTTCATAGCTATAAGGAAGGTCTTTTAAGAATGGACGAAACAGGTTGTGACGGGATCATGATTGGACGTGCTGCACTTGGTAATCCATGGGTGTTTCAAATTGATGGCAGACCCAGTTTTTTGGATGCTATCATCCCAACGGTTAAAAGACACCTGGAGCTCATGGCGGAATATCTTGATACCAACAAGGCTCTTGCCTATATACGAAACCACACTGGACGCTACTTCTCTGAATTTTCAGGAAGTTCACAAATCAGAAAATCAATTCATAGTTGCAACAGCTATACAGCCTTGCAGGATTATATCGAATCACTGTCAAGTGATTGA
- a CDS encoding transketolase produces the protein MTLQLTMQSSELSSEELSTLKAMRQRCAKNILLSTSLAGSGHPGGSLSTLDNLLVTYGCIKHDSKQPELEERDRVIMSIGHVSPGVYSTLAEYGYFTEEDFLTGFRRTGSGFPGHVERIVPGVEWDTGNLGQGLSTAVGLAHGFKIQKKNNQVIVFMGDGEHQKGQIVEAIRYASKYKLDNLIVVVDRNHLQICGTTEEVMPQSIRSLYSTNNWDVHYLEDGHDCNAYFQTFSRAYQKQDGVPTVIVSRTTMSKGISFMENIPKYHGSPLDRESLAKAMAELGFEDEFDKWSTLRRNPVGTKTIQQYRAPVVSVNKGEPILYEAGTMLDNRSAYGNALLGLAEANNSDNKMVVAGISCDLEGSVKMGGFHKHSPQAYMEAGIQEHHAATMAGGLSSLGLVTFFSTFGVFAVSEVYNQNRLNDFNHASVKVVATHVGLDVGEDGPTHQCVDYLGLFRNYFRSSVFMPADPNQTDRIIRFIAKEPGNVFVGMGRSKTPVITKEDGTPFFDTSYEFQAGKGDWIRKGSDATIITYGAVVPAVMEAWEILRQKGHSVAVLNMGSLLPVDREAVLTAADTGVVLTVEDHHVETGLGSIVGTILAEAGMGIRFQRSGVVQYGGSGKPAELYASQGLDGKSIATKVEGMLA, from the coding sequence ATGACCTTACAACTTACTATGCAATCCAGTGAATTGTCCAGTGAGGAGTTAAGCACACTGAAGGCGATGCGTCAGCGCTGTGCGAAAAATATTCTTTTATCTACCAGTCTGGCAGGATCTGGACATCCCGGTGGCTCGCTCTCAACACTCGACAATCTACTGGTGACTTATGGTTGTATAAAACACGATTCTAAACAGCCTGAGCTGGAGGAACGTGACCGGGTTATTATGAGTATTGGACATGTATCCCCTGGAGTATACTCAACTCTTGCTGAATATGGGTATTTCACCGAAGAAGATTTCCTTACAGGATTCCGTCGAACTGGATCTGGATTTCCAGGTCATGTGGAGCGTATTGTTCCCGGTGTCGAATGGGATACTGGGAACCTTGGTCAGGGACTTTCCACAGCCGTTGGATTGGCCCATGGATTTAAAATCCAGAAAAAGAACAACCAGGTTATCGTTTTCATGGGGGATGGAGAGCACCAGAAGGGGCAGATTGTTGAAGCAATCCGTTACGCCTCTAAATATAAGCTCGATAATTTAATTGTCGTTGTTGATAGAAACCATCTTCAGATATGCGGTACCACCGAAGAAGTTATGCCTCAGTCGATTCGTTCTCTCTATTCTACCAATAACTGGGACGTACACTATCTTGAGGATGGTCATGATTGTAACGCCTACTTTCAAACATTTTCACGGGCATATCAGAAGCAGGATGGAGTTCCAACAGTAATTGTGTCACGCACCACCATGAGTAAAGGTATCTCTTTTATGGAAAATATCCCTAAATATCATGGCTCACCGCTTGATCGAGAATCTCTTGCAAAGGCAATGGCGGAGCTTGGTTTTGAAGATGAATTTGACAAGTGGAGTACATTACGTAGGAATCCTGTAGGAACAAAGACGATTCAGCAATACAGGGCGCCTGTTGTATCAGTGAATAAAGGAGAGCCAATACTCTATGAAGCTGGGACCATGCTTGACAACCGTTCTGCATATGGAAATGCTCTCCTTGGTTTGGCTGAAGCGAATAACAGCGACAATAAAATGGTTGTTGCCGGTATTTCCTGTGATCTTGAAGGATCTGTAAAAATGGGAGGATTCCACAAACATTCTCCACAAGCCTACATGGAGGCTGGAATTCAGGAACACCATGCGGCAACCATGGCCGGAGGGCTTTCCAGCCTTGGTCTTGTGACTTTTTTCAGTACTTTTGGAGTGTTTGCGGTATCCGAGGTTTACAACCAAAATCGACTCAATGATTTCAATCACGCCAGTGTGAAAGTCGTTGCTACCCATGTTGGACTTGATGTTGGTGAGGATGGGCCGACTCATCAGTGTGTTGATTATCTAGGATTGTTTCGCAACTATTTCAGATCATCAGTTTTTATGCCTGCTGACCCTAATCAGACAGATCGCATTATTAGATTTATTGCCAAGGAACCTGGAAATGTGTTTGTTGGTATGGGGCGCTCCAAGACTCCTGTCATAACAAAAGAAGACGGAACGCCGTTTTTTGATACTTCCTATGAATTCCAGGCAGGTAAGGGTGATTGGATACGTAAAGGAAGCGATGCGACGATTATCACCTATGGTGCTGTGGTACCTGCGGTTATGGAAGCATGGGAAATACTACGTCAGAAGGGACATTCCGTTGCAGTTTTAAATATGGGATCTCTGCTTCCAGTTGATAGAGAGGCAGTTCTAACAGCTGCTGACACAGGAGTTGTTTTAACTGTTGAGGATCACCATGTTGAGACAGGGCTCGGCAGTATTGTCGGAACTATCCTTGCGGAAGCAGGAATGGGAATACGATTTCAGAGATCCGGTGTCGTTCAGTATGGCGGATCAGGAAAGCCTGCAGAACTCTATGCCAGTCAGGGACTTGACGGAAAATCAATTGCAACTAAAGTTGAAGGAATGCTTGCCTGA
- the lptE gene encoding LPS assembly lipoprotein LptE: MKIKKLLIPFILVAGMILASCGYHNPYVYSGPERNLYITNWHNRTNDLLLDAKIYQSLTRWYQKSGSIQVTKQKEGAQLILAGEIVSIDLPSLTYGIGNNATEVRVLLTVRYILKDIESGKVLMEVGNEVWSEEYPVSSNSSSNADNERAALDTIIEDLSEKIYIKSLSILSKETN; the protein is encoded by the coding sequence TTGAAAATCAAAAAGCTTCTTATCCCCTTTATTCTTGTTGCAGGTATGATTCTGGCTTCCTGCGGATACCACAACCCCTACGTATATTCCGGGCCTGAACGAAATCTCTATATCACCAACTGGCACAATCGCACAAATGATCTTTTGCTTGATGCCAAAATTTATCAGTCTCTTACCCGCTGGTATCAGAAATCTGGAAGTATACAAGTCACCAAACAGAAAGAAGGGGCGCAGCTTATTCTGGCCGGTGAAATAGTCTCCATTGATCTGCCAAGTCTTACATACGGCATCGGTAATAATGCTACCGAAGTAAGGGTGCTCCTGACGGTACGCTATATACTTAAAGATATAGAGAGTGGTAAAGTTCTTATGGAAGTTGGAAATGAAGTGTGGAGTGAAGAGTATCCGGTTAGCTCCAACTCTTCCAGTAACGCAGACAATGAACGAGCAGCACTTGATACCATCATTGAAGACCTTTCTGAGAAGATTTATATCAAATCCTTGAGTATTCTCTCCAAAGAGACAAACTAA
- the leuS gene encoding leucine--tRNA ligase, translating into MSSTEPQDITYNFKAIEKKWQDNWLNNATYRVSMESNREKYYVLEMFPYPSGRIHMGHVRNYSIGDVVARYKRFRGFNVLHPMGWDSFGLPAENAAIKNATHPARWTYDNIDYMRNQLRQLGLSYDWDREIATCNPKYYKWEQQIFLEMYEKGLVYQKNTTVNWCESCHTVLANEQVIEGACWRCDEMVDAREMNGWFFKITDYAEELLESLNQLGGWPDKVVTMQRNWIGKSTGLQCDFPVDGFANKETLSIFTTRPDTIFGVTFMSIAPEHPLLDTLLKDNPREGEVRDFVRRIIKEKQQQSNQDFTEKEGIDTGCFCINPFNGDKIPIFVANFVLMAYGTGAVMAVPAHDQRDFEFAKKYNLPIKPVVIPEDTLVQEKEMEEAITGRGVLANSGSFTGSDSEQAKQAIIDFAKSENIGDAKVTYRLRDWGISRQRYWGAPIPMVECDICGTQPVPVAELPVTLPEDRGAQQNDCAPLHQRPAFYETNCPKCNGKAKRTTDTMDTFVESSWYFARYTSPRFTESPLNSSEASHWLPVDQYIGGVEHAILHLLYSRFFTKVLRDLGYLNIDEPFTNLLTQGMVIKDGSKMSKSKGNVVDPSDLISEYGADTTRLFSLFAAPPEKDLEWNAKGVEGCFRFLNRIFRFVQAHLDTIKNGEVITSNDLNDTERELHRKTHQTIKRVTGNIENNFHFNTAISAIMELFNTLSSLSSDQQKDALGSSVIREAVDSMLILLCPMVPHFCAELWSTIHNDRFIDDEQWPSWDEDAAKEEELTIVIQVMGKVRSRLQVSPDIDDATLEEMALKDENALKFIDGKAIKKVIVVKKKLVNIVI; encoded by the coding sequence ATGTCTTCAACAGAACCCCAGGATATAACCTACAATTTCAAAGCCATTGAGAAAAAATGGCAGGATAACTGGCTCAACAACGCTACCTACAGAGTGAGCATGGAGAGTAACAGGGAAAAATACTATGTCCTTGAAATGTTCCCATACCCCTCCGGTCGCATCCATATGGGCCACGTACGCAACTATTCTATAGGCGATGTTGTGGCACGCTATAAACGCTTTCGTGGATTTAATGTTCTCCATCCCATGGGATGGGATTCCTTTGGACTCCCCGCTGAAAATGCTGCCATAAAAAATGCCACCCACCCTGCTCGCTGGACATACGACAATATTGATTATATGCGTAACCAATTGCGTCAGCTTGGTCTCTCTTACGACTGGGACCGAGAAATAGCAACCTGCAATCCCAAGTACTATAAATGGGAACAGCAGATTTTCCTCGAAATGTACGAAAAAGGACTGGTTTACCAGAAAAACACCACCGTTAATTGGTGCGAATCTTGTCATACCGTTCTCGCCAATGAGCAGGTCATCGAGGGAGCATGCTGGCGATGTGATGAAATGGTCGATGCCAGAGAGATGAATGGCTGGTTTTTTAAAATTACCGACTACGCCGAAGAACTTCTCGAGAGCCTTAATCAACTCGGTGGCTGGCCTGATAAAGTTGTCACCATGCAGCGTAACTGGATAGGAAAATCTACTGGACTCCAGTGCGACTTTCCAGTCGATGGATTTGCTAACAAAGAGACACTCTCCATCTTCACCACACGACCCGACACTATATTCGGCGTCACTTTTATGTCCATTGCTCCCGAACACCCTTTGCTTGATACCCTGCTGAAAGACAATCCCCGTGAGGGTGAAGTGCGCGACTTCGTACGACGTATAATTAAAGAAAAACAGCAGCAATCAAATCAGGATTTCACTGAAAAGGAAGGAATTGACACCGGATGTTTCTGTATTAATCCCTTTAACGGTGACAAGATTCCAATATTTGTAGCCAATTTTGTTCTTATGGCCTATGGAACTGGTGCTGTTATGGCTGTCCCAGCCCACGATCAACGCGATTTTGAGTTCGCAAAAAAATACAACCTTCCCATTAAACCCGTGGTCATTCCAGAGGATACACTGGTCCAAGAAAAGGAGATGGAAGAGGCAATAACGGGACGCGGTGTCCTTGCCAATTCCGGATCTTTTACTGGTAGTGACTCTGAACAGGCCAAACAGGCAATCATTGATTTTGCAAAATCAGAAAATATAGGGGATGCTAAAGTTACCTATCGTCTGCGCGACTGGGGTATTTCCAGACAACGCTATTGGGGCGCACCCATCCCCATGGTAGAGTGTGACATCTGCGGTACTCAGCCTGTTCCCGTTGCAGAACTCCCGGTTACTCTTCCTGAAGACAGAGGAGCACAGCAAAACGATTGTGCACCACTTCACCAAAGACCGGCTTTTTACGAAACAAACTGTCCAAAATGTAATGGCAAGGCCAAAAGAACAACAGATACCATGGATACTTTTGTGGAATCCTCATGGTACTTTGCTCGCTATACCAGTCCACGATTCACCGAATCGCCACTGAACAGTTCAGAGGCCTCGCATTGGTTACCTGTTGACCAATACATTGGAGGTGTTGAGCATGCCATTCTCCATCTTCTTTACTCACGTTTCTTTACAAAGGTGCTTCGGGATCTAGGATATCTCAACATTGATGAGCCCTTTACCAATTTGCTCACCCAGGGCATGGTAATTAAAGATGGTTCAAAGATGTCAAAATCCAAAGGCAATGTGGTTGATCCCAGTGATCTAATCAGTGAATATGGTGCCGACACAACCAGACTATTTTCCCTTTTCGCTGCTCCTCCCGAAAAAGATCTTGAATGGAATGCCAAGGGAGTTGAAGGCTGTTTTCGATTTCTTAACAGAATCTTTCGCTTTGTCCAGGCCCATCTTGATACGATCAAAAATGGCGAGGTCATTACAAGTAATGATCTCAACGACACAGAACGTGAACTCCATCGCAAGACCCACCAAACTATCAAACGTGTTACAGGTAATATTGAAAACAATTTTCACTTCAATACAGCCATAAGCGCAATAATGGAACTCTTTAACACATTGTCATCCCTGAGCAGTGACCAGCAGAAGGATGCTCTTGGTAGTTCTGTCATCCGTGAGGCGGTTGACAGTATGCTTATTCTTCTCTGCCCAATGGTCCCACATTTCTGTGCAGAACTCTGGAGCACTATTCACAACGACAGGTTCATTGATGATGAACAATGGCCATCCTGGGATGAAGACGCCGCTAAGGAAGAAGAACTTACTATTGTAATCCAGGTGATGGGAAAAGTTCGGTCACGCCTTCAGGTTTCACCTGATATTGACGATGCGACCTTAGAAGAAATGGCATTAAAAGATGAGAACGCCCTGAAATTTATAGATGGCAAGGCAATCAAAAAAGTTATTGTCGTAAAGAAGAAACTTGTTAATATTGTCATTTGA
- the dnaB gene encoding replicative DNA helicase, with the protein MNPPPPFAPSVNTSGGRMPPQNVEAEQSVLGTILLSDHSLSTVLELLVSDDFYKDNHKLIFEAMIVLFERNEPQDIITVSNQLKDLNQLEKAGGVGYLATLTSIVPVTANLLYYAKIIRQKAVLRNLISVNTDIASRCYEEQGDIDTLVDEAEQAIFEIARSKSDKSFTPLKNIVPEAFKTVELLYSRKEQITGVPTGFPDLDRMTAGLQPSDLIILAGRPSMGKTAFAMNIAQNAAIFQKIGTAVFSLEMSKEQLTMRLLCSTGPVDSQRVRTGRLQNEDWPKLTRAVGMLTEAPIYIDDTPAISVLEMRAKVRRLAAQYPLGLIIVDYLQLMRGRNSSENRTQEISEISRSLKAMAKELKVPVIALSQLNRSLESRPDKRPMMSDLRESGAIEQDADVICFIYRDEVYNKGEDNPNKGIAEIIIGKQRNGPTGTVKLTFIKEHTMFENLSPFDEPDAFQSE; encoded by the coding sequence ATGAACCCACCACCACCATTTGCTCCATCGGTCAACACCTCCGGCGGCCGAATGCCGCCGCAAAATGTAGAGGCTGAACAATCTGTACTTGGTACTATCCTTCTCTCGGACCATTCACTTTCAACGGTTCTTGAACTTCTTGTAAGCGACGACTTTTACAAAGACAATCATAAACTTATCTTTGAAGCAATGATTGTACTTTTTGAACGAAACGAACCCCAGGACATAATCACTGTTTCAAACCAGTTAAAAGACCTGAACCAGCTCGAGAAGGCTGGTGGTGTTGGCTATCTCGCCACACTCACCTCTATTGTGCCAGTTACGGCAAATCTTCTTTACTACGCAAAAATTATTCGTCAAAAAGCAGTCCTCAGGAACCTGATCTCTGTAAATACCGACATTGCCAGTCGCTGTTATGAGGAACAGGGTGATATAGATACTCTTGTTGACGAGGCGGAACAGGCTATTTTCGAGATTGCCAGGAGTAAATCAGACAAAAGTTTTACTCCCCTGAAAAACATCGTTCCAGAAGCCTTTAAGACTGTAGAATTGCTTTACAGCAGGAAAGAACAGATCACTGGCGTCCCCACCGGCTTTCCTGACCTTGACAGGATGACCGCCGGCCTACAACCATCTGATCTAATTATCCTGGCTGGCCGGCCTTCCATGGGCAAAACTGCCTTCGCCATGAATATTGCTCAAAATGCAGCCATCTTCCAGAAAATAGGTACCGCAGTATTCAGCCTTGAAATGTCAAAAGAACAACTTACCATGCGCCTTCTCTGTTCAACAGGTCCTGTTGATTCCCAGCGCGTCCGTACGGGAAGGCTGCAAAATGAAGACTGGCCAAAACTGACCCGTGCGGTCGGTATGCTCACAGAAGCACCCATTTACATAGATGACACCCCAGCCATCTCCGTTCTTGAGATGCGGGCAAAAGTACGACGTCTTGCTGCCCAGTATCCACTCGGCCTGATCATAGTTGATTACCTCCAGTTAATGCGAGGCAGAAACTCAAGCGAAAACCGCACCCAGGAAATCAGTGAAATCTCAAGGTCGCTCAAAGCCATGGCCAAAGAACTGAAGGTGCCGGTTATTGCTCTCTCCCAGTTAAATCGTAGCCTGGAAAGTCGTCCTGACAAACGTCCCATGATGTCTGACCTTCGTGAATCTGGGGCCATTGAACAGGATGCTGACGTCATCTGCTTTATCTATCGGGATGAAGTATACAACAAAGGAGAGGATAATCCCAACAAGGGTATTGCTGAAATTATCATCGGTAAACAGAGAAACGGCCCTACTGGGACTGTCAAATTGACATTCATTAAAGAGCACACTATGTTTGAAAACCTCAGTCCCTTTGATGAACCCGACGCATTCCAATCAGAATAA
- the rplI gene encoding 50S ribosomal protein L9, translating to MEVILKETIDTLGREGDIVTVKAGYGRNYLLPQQKAVIANATNVAIFEKNQAEIQARIKEEIKAAEAIAKKLAGTTLIIAMLTGNEERLFGSVTSSDIAAKLEEDTKVAIDKKNILLPDPIKELGENSVTIKVGFQTTVEITVSVVPLVETAVA from the coding sequence ATGGAAGTTATATTAAAAGAGACTATAGACACCCTTGGCAGGGAAGGCGACATCGTAACGGTCAAGGCCGGATATGGACGTAACTATCTTCTGCCCCAGCAAAAAGCCGTCATCGCAAACGCCACAAACGTAGCGATTTTTGAAAAGAACCAGGCTGAAATTCAGGCCCGTATCAAGGAAGAAATCAAAGCTGCTGAGGCAATTGCCAAAAAACTAGCCGGAACGACTCTTATCATCGCCATGCTCACAGGCAATGAAGAGAGGCTCTTTGGTTCGGTTACTTCAAGTGATATTGCCGCAAAACTTGAAGAAGACACCAAGGTCGCAATTGACAAGAAAAACATTCTCCTTCCAGATCCTATCAAAGAGCTTGGAGAAAACAGTGTGACCATAAAGGTCGGATTTCAGACTACGGTAGAGATTACAGTTTCAGTTGTTCCCCTGGTGGAAACAGCAGTTGCCTAA
- a CDS encoding DUF2232 domain-containing protein: MNEEESNPEKVKFLQHILLVTAVILLPGLLGAIFGWIHGLLPLLVFYYLIRYGKNRGQKYILFGCILACIAGLAFQIIEQLLFSLTLIPVGFVLADSAHRGESITPAVIKGTLALAGSWMIVTTILTFGLEEHPYTLLISSLNQGMDEAITYYKANGSVPADTLFLLEQTFTQMKIWIPRVMPGILTCIALLITWFAMAIGNRMLHKNSGSGPWPEYMLWILPEKLVWILIIASVLIVLPVESGRTIGINVLMVSTLLYCFQGIAIMLFYFSKWSVPLLLRTLIYVLLFFQTFGVILLGILGVADVWMDTRRLNRGEEKPDQNAL, translated from the coding sequence GTGAATGAGGAAGAGTCAAACCCCGAGAAAGTAAAATTCCTGCAACATATTTTACTGGTTACAGCTGTTATTCTTCTTCCCGGGCTGTTGGGAGCTATTTTTGGCTGGATACACGGCCTTCTCCCCCTGCTGGTCTTTTATTATCTCATACGATACGGAAAGAACAGAGGACAAAAATATATCCTTTTTGGATGTATACTAGCCTGCATTGCAGGTCTGGCTTTTCAGATCATTGAACAGTTGCTCTTTTCATTAACTTTAATTCCTGTAGGATTTGTACTTGCAGATTCCGCCCACCGAGGGGAATCAATTACACCCGCTGTAATTAAAGGAACTCTTGCTCTTGCCGGATCATGGATGATAGTCACAACGATTCTCACCTTCGGACTTGAAGAGCATCCATACACCCTGCTGATCAGTTCACTCAATCAGGGAATGGACGAAGCAATAACATATTACAAAGCAAATGGTTCCGTACCTGCAGATACACTTTTTCTGCTCGAACAGACCTTTACTCAGATGAAAATCTGGATACCAAGGGTGATGCCGGGTATACTTACCTGTATTGCCCTACTGATTACCTGGTTTGCCATGGCTATCGGCAATCGGATGCTTCACAAAAACAGTGGTTCAGGGCCTTGGCCTGAATACATGTTATGGATTTTGCCTGAAAAATTAGTCTGGATATTAATTATTGCATCAGTCCTGATCGTTCTTCCGGTCGAATCCGGCAGAACCATCGGAATAAATGTCCTTATGGTCAGCACCTTGCTGTACTGCTTTCAAGGCATTGCAATCATGCTCTTTTATTTTTCAAAATGGAGTGTGCCCTTGCTCTTGCGAACGTTAATTTATGTTCTTCTCTTCTTTCAGACATTTGGAGTCATTCTCCTTGGCATTCTTGGCGTAGCTGATGTATGGATGGATACCAGGCGATTAAACCGAGGCGAAGAGAAACCCGATCAGAACGCATTATAA
- the rpsR gene encoding 30S ribosomal protein S18: MPPKKRVFQRKRSCRFCSDKEMSIDYKDPKTLRNFVTERGKIIPRRIYGTCATHQRQLCEAIKRARQIALLPYSGSTQR, encoded by the coding sequence ATGCCACCTAAAAAAAGAGTTTTTCAAAGAAAAAGAAGCTGTCGTTTCTGTTCTGACAAAGAAATGTCAATCGACTACAAGGATCCAAAAACCCTTCGTAATTTTGTAACTGAACGTGGAAAAATTATTCCTCGTCGTATCTACGGAACCTGTGCCACTCATCAGAGACAACTCTGCGAAGCTATAAAACGTGCCCGTCAGATCGCATTGCTTCCATACTCTGGAAGCACACAGAGGTAG